A region from the Medicago truncatula cultivar Jemalong A17 chromosome 6, MtrunA17r5.0-ANR, whole genome shotgun sequence genome encodes:
- the LOC25480656 gene encoding albumin-2 yields MSASVIGAAFRSSRPYECYLFVKERYVILNYHNKELISGPVDIEAGFPMFSKTIFKRGVDSSFETEGNVAYFFYKSKCVKTDYAPRSGPAAARIVIGPVEIVEMFPSLEATPFANGIDAALKYNGSSQIALFKGNMCGVLDYNSNYVYNVVNITSIYPAFVNTVFQEGIDAAFTSYSGSEIFIFKGDQYARINLAGQFIGRIKPISDDWLTLRGII; encoded by the coding sequence ATGTCAGCTAGTGTCATTGGCGCTGCATTCCGTTCATCCAGGCCATATGAATGTTACCTTTTCGTGAAAGAAAGGTATGTCATTTTAAATTATCATAATAAAGAACTTATCAGTGGTCCAGTTGATATTGAAGCAGGGTTTCCAATGTTTTCCAAAACGATATTTAAAAGGGGGGTAGATTCTTCATTTGAAACCGAAGGCAATGTTGCATACTTTTTCTATAAAAGTAAATGCGTCAAAACGGATTATGCTCCACGTTCTGGTCCTGCAGCTGCCAGAATAGTTATAGGTCCTGTTGAAATTGTTGAGATGTTTCCTTCTCTCGAGGCAACCCCGTTTGCAAATGGAATAGATGCGGCATTGAAGTACAACGGTTCGAGCCAAATTGCTTTATTCAAAGGAAATATGTGCGGTGTTTTAGACTATAACTCCAATTATGTTTACAATGTTGTAAACATTACCTCTATTTACCCGGCATTTGTCAATACAGTCTTTCAAGAGGGTATTGATGCAGCTTTTACTTCTTATAGTGGGAgtgaaattttcattttcaaaggcGATCAATATGCACGTATTAATCTTGCCGGTCAATTTATTGGTCGTATCAAACCAATCAGTGATGATTGGCTGACTCTTCGTGGCATAATATAA